The Paenibacillus antri genomic sequence CTCGACCTCGGCGGGGACGATCTGGACGACTGTCTCGTGAAGCTGTTCGTCGAACGGGGCAAGGCGCAGGGCAATCCGGTGTGCGATTCGATCGCGCTCGAGCTGTTCGAGGATCCGGAGCGTCTCCATAAGCTGAAGTCGCATCCGCAGTACACGTTCTATCACCAGATGAAGTCGATCGCAGAGCAGGTGAAGCGCAGATTGTCGACCGAGGAATCGGTGACGGTAGACGTGCCGCCGCTCATGCCGGGCGTCGATCATGGCATCAAGGACGTGACGATCACGGCAGAGCAATTCTACCTCGCGACGGAGAAGCCGCGGGAGACGCTGATGAAAGGACTGACGGAGCTCGCCCGCAAGTTCAACGAGGCGACCCGGCTGACGCGCCGCGACATCGGAGCCGTCCTGTTGTCCGGCGGCAGCTCGCTCGTGCCGTTCGTGCCGGACGTGCTCGAGGAGCTGTTCCCGAACGCCCGCATCGTCTGGGACGAGGAGCATCTGCAGACGCGTATCGCGAGAGGCAACGCCCGGTACACGCGCAGCGAGGACGAGTGGATCGTCGGCGACGTCGTGAACGCTTCGATCGGCATCTATAACCATGCCGGCAAGGAGACGATCGAAATTATCGCGGCCGACGACACGTACCCGATCAAGAAGCAGAAGCGCGTCGCGACGACGAAGCCGAACCAGACGAAGATCGAGATCGCTCCGATGGTGAAGGCGCAGGGAAGCGACCGATACGAGCCGCTGCAGAAGTACGGCCGCCCGATTTTATGGCGCATGAACATCCGGGCGCATCCCGGCACGCACGACGTGAACCGGCTGACGATCACGTACGCGATCGACAAGTCGCAGCGGCTGCGCGTGTCCGCCTACGACAATCTGTTCAAGTCCGAGGTCGGCGTCGAGGAAGTCGAGCTGGCGGATTCGGGCTGGAACGTCCGATTGGATCGAAAATAACCCCGAAGGAGGGCGCATTCGCATGAACGAAACGACGCCGATCACCCCGCCGGACTACAACCGAGAGTATACGCTCGGGTGGCTGAAGCGGCTGCTGACGACCCCGAGCCCGACCGGGTTTACGCACGACATTTTGCGCCTGCTCGAGGAGGAAACCGCGAAGCTGGGCTTCCGCATGGAGCGCATCGCCAAGGGAGGCGGCTTCGTCCGCGTCGAAGGGACGTCGGGCGGTCCGGCGCTCGCCGTTACCGGCCACGTCGATACGCTCGGCGCGATGGTCCGCTCGGCGAACGCCGACGGTACGCTCCGATTGACGCTGCTCGGCGGGTATATGCTGCATTCGATCGAAAACGAATACTGCCTCGTCCATACCCGCGACGGAAAGACGTATTCCGGCACGATTCTGCCGATGAAAGCGTCCGTGCACGTATACGAAGACGCGCGCGATCAGAAGCGCAACGAGGAAAACTACGTCGTCCGTCTGGACGAGACGGTCTCGAGCAAGGAAGACGTCAAGGCGCTCGGCATCGAGACGGGCGACTATATTTCGTTCGACCCGCGCGCCGTCTTCCTCGATAACGGCTACATCAAGTCGCGTCATCTCGACGACAAGGCCGGCGTCGCCGCCATGTTCGCGCTGCTCGAAGCGATGTCCCGCACGGGCGCGAGGCCGCGGCGCGAGCTGATCTTTTTCTTTTCGAATTACGAAGAGATCGGCCACGGCTCGTCTTACGTCCCCGGCGGGGCGGAAGAGATGCTTGCGATCGACATGGGCGCGATCGGAGACGACCTCGCCTGCACGGAGCGGGACGTGTCGATCTGCGCGAAGGATTCGACGGGGCCGTACGATTACGAGATGACGAACCGGCTCGTCGCTCACGCGAAGCGGCTCGGACTCGGGTACGCCGTCGATATTTATCCGCGTTACGGGTCGGACGCGTCCGCCGCGCTGCGAGCCGGCCAGAACATCCGGGCCGCGCTGATCGGCCCGGGCGTCGCCGCTTCGCACGGGATGGAACGGACGCACGAGGACGCGATCCGGAGCACGTATGCGCTTCTGGCCGCCTACGCGCTGGAATAAACGCGGATGAGCGGACCGATGACCGACGTCGCCGAACAGGAGCTGATCCGCCGCAGGTGGAGCGGCGAAGCGCCGTTCGCCGTCTATTTCTATACGCCTTGGTGCGGGACGTGCCGATACGGCGAGAAGATGTTGACCGTCGTCCGGGCGATGGCGCCGGACGCGGCGATGTTCAAGGCGAACGTCAACTTCATGCCGGCCGTCGTGCAGGATTGGAAGATCGAGAGCGTGCCCTGCCTCGCGTTCGTCGAAGAGAAGCGCGTGACGGAGAAAGTGTATACGATGCGCTCGGTCGAGTTTTTGCTGGAGCGCGTCCGGGCGCGGTTGGGCATGTGACATTCATAACTTCCCGCGACGCGCGGGCCGATGCTATAATGGCACTACTTTTTCCGAAGAAAGCAGGACTCATCCATGACCTTACATATCATCACCGACGGCAGCTCCGATCTGCCGGAATCGATCCGCGACGCCTGGGGCATCCGCGTCGTGCCGCTCGGCGTTCGCTTCGGCGAAGCGGAGTTCGATTCGACGATGGCGTCGAGCGAATTTTACGCTCGGATGCGCGAATCGGAATCGCTTCCCCAGACGTCGAGCCCGGCGCCGCACGCGTTCATGGACGCATTTCGCGACGTCCCGGCGGGCGAACCGATCCTCGTCGTCGCTTTGTCGTCGCAGGTGAGCAGTACGTATCGACACGCGGTGCTCGCCAAGGAGATGTTCGAAGAAGAGCGTCCCGACGCCGGCCGCATCGAGGTGATCGATTCGAAGACGGCTTCGGCCGGGCTCGGGGGCATCGTCTATAAAGCGGCCAAGATGGCGAAGGACGGCGTCGGCGCGCGGGACATCGCGTCCGCCGTGAAGCGGCTCGCAGCCGAGACGCGCACGCACTTCGTCCTCGACACGTTGGAGAACGTTATTAAGGGCGGCAGACTCGACCGCGTCCGAGGCGCGGTCGCTTCGATGCTCAATATTAAGCTGCTGATGCACGCGAGCGAGCAGGGGGCCATCGAGGTGCTGGAGAAAGCTCGAGGCACGTCGAACGCGGTGAAGAAGCTGATCGACCGGATCGAAGACGCGAAGCACGAGGTAAGCGGCAAGCTGCTTGCCGTGGCTCACAGCAACTGCGAGGAGCGGGCGAAGGCGCTCGTGCGCGACATCTTGGCGCGCTACGACTTCGGGGAAGTCATCGTGTCGGACATGGGACCGGTCATCGGCACGTACGCGGGCGAAGGCGGATTATTGATATCGTATTAAGCGAGGAGGGACGGACATGAACGTCGGCGATTTGGTCGTCGCTCGGTATAAGAGCGGCGAATACGTGGGCGAGCTGATCCAGCTCGACCGGCCGAAGGCGAAGGTGCGGATGCTCGCCGTCCGCAAGCACCCGACGCAGGGCGATCTGCATCATCCGGAGCAGGCGGACGTCGCGTTCTTCCACGAGCGGCGGGCGTTGAGCTATCGCGAGGTGGCGAACGTCTTCGCCTCCGACCTGGAGCCGTACGACGGCGCGGAAGTGCCGGACTACCGAGCTTCGCTCGCTGAGGCGCTGGACGCCGAGATCGCGGCGATGGAGCGGCGCGGCGACGCGTTCGGGCGCCGCGCGCTGCTGGAGCTGGAGAAGCTGAAGCGGGACTACTTCGGGAATTAACCGAATTCGGCACGACATCCGCCTCTTCATCGAGAGGCGGATTTTTCATTTTCTCTAGGCGCGCAACGCAAAGCGACGCCGTCTCCGACGGGGGCGTCGGAAACGGCGTCGCTATAGCGTCGTCTTACTTCTTACTCGCTTGCTGTTCGAACTCGTCGCGAATCGCCTGAAGCTTCGACGGCGAGGACGCGCAGTCGTAGGCGGCAGCCGCAAGCGCCTTCGCGCCGAGCAGCATGCCTTGGAACGCCCGGTCCTTCATCGCGGCGTCCCGGAATTCGACCGTATGCAAGGCGAATTTCTCGTCGACGACCTGCACGTACGGATGAGCGGCGGGGCACTGCAGCGATACGTTGCCGAGATCTAGCGAACCGTGATCGTTGCCGCGCTGGATGCTCGCCTCCGGCACGCCGAGCGCGACGAGCGCCGCCGTGAACGCGTCGGACAACGTCTCGTTCGTCCGCAGCTCGTCGTACGAAAACTCGTAGTTCGAGATCGTCAGCGAACAGCCCGTAGCGAGGGCGGCGCCCTCCGCGACGCGCTTCACCTTCTCCACCAGCTCATTGGTGTACGCCCGCGTCCCGGCTCGCACATAGAAGTCCGCGCACGCATAGTCGGGGATGACGTTCGGCGCCTTGCCGCCGTTCGTAATGACGCCGTGAATGCGCGCGTCGGCCTTCGTCTGCTGCCGCAGCGCGTTGATGCCGTTGAACAGCTGGATGACCGCGTCGAGCGCGTTAATGCCGTCCTCCGGATTGGCGGCGGCGTGCGCCGACCGGCCTCGGTATTCGAAGCGAAGCGCGTCCATCGCCATGGACGACCCGGACTTCTCGTATGCGTAATACGGATGCGCCATCAGCGCGAAGCTGCAATCGCGGAACATGCCGGCTTCGGCCATAAGCACCTTAGCGCCTTTGGTTTCTTCGGCGGGCGTGCCGTAGACGCGAATTTTGCCGCCGAAGTCGTCGAGCGCAGCCGCGAGGCCTGCCGCAGCCGCAACGCTCATCGAGCAGATGAGATGATGGCCGCAGGCGTGGCCGATGTCCGGCAAGGCATCGTATTCGGCAAGGAACGCGACGGTCGGGCCGGGCTTTCCGGAATCGAGCTCCGCGACGAATGCGGTCGGAAGGCCGAGCGTATGGCGCTCGATCCGGAAGCCGAAGCTCTCGAGCGCTTCGGTCAGCGTTTCGAACGCGAAAAACTCCTCGTTGCCGAGCTCGGGCCGGTTGCCGATCGCGTTGGCGATGCCGCGGATCCGGGGGGCGATCTCGTCGATTCGGGAGAGAATGGAAGAATTCAATTGCAACATTCCTTTCGTCAATCGAGTCTGAATCGTGAAGCGTTTTCTACGGAATTATAGCATATTATGGGTCGGATTTCCGATCCGCCGGAAGACGGGGAGCTAGTATTGGACAAACGTTCTCGATTGTGGCACGATTGAGAATGGGAACGAACTATAGGAGGATGAACGATGTCAGAGAATCAGAAGCCCGTATCCGGCCAAGGTAACGGCGGAGCGGCAGGGGGCAAAGGGAAAATCATTCTGCCATGGGTATTGTTCGCGGCGACCGCGATCGGCTTCGGCGCGTACGCGATCGTACAAGCGAACCAATCGAACGTCACGACGGGCAACGTGGGCGAGGAAGCGGTCGCGACGGTCGACGAAGAGAAGATCACGGCGAACGAGCTGTACCAGACGATGCTGAAGCAAGTGGGGCCGCAAGCGGTCGACCAGCTGATCCTCGAGCGGCTCATTAACCGCGAAGCGGCGAAGCAGAAGATCGAAGTGTCCGACGCGGACATTAACGCGGAGCTCGATAAAATAAAAGCGAACTTCCCGGACGAAGCGACGTTCAATCAGCAGCTCGAATCCGCCGGCTTCACGCTCGACACGCTGAAGGAGCAAATCCGCCCGCAGGTGCAGCTGACGAAGCTGGTCGAGCCGCAGATCGAAGTGACGGACGAAGAGCTTCAAACGTACTACGACGAGAACAAGGCGCAATACGAGACGCCGGAGCAAGTGCGCGCGTCGCACATCCTGGTCGAGACGAAAGAAGAAGCGGAAGCGCTGCTTGAGCAGATCAAGGGCGGAGCGGACTTCGCGGAGCTCGCGAAGGAGCATTCGAAGGACGGCAGCGCGGCGCAAGGCGGCGATCTCGATTTCTTCGGCAAGGGCCAGATGGTCGCTCCGTTCGAAGAAGCGGCGTTCGCGCTCGAGATCGGCGAGGTCAGCGGCGTTGTCGAATCCCAATTCGGCTTCCACATCATTAAGGTGACGGATAAGAAGGCGGCTGCGACGGCGACGTTCGACGAGAAGAAAGAGGAAATCCGCGAGACGGTATTCCAACAGAAGCTCAACGAGCGGACGTCGGCTTACGTCGAAGAGCTGCGTTCCGCGGCGAAAATCGAAAATTCCCTCGCGACGGAAGAGACAGCCGCTTCCTAAGCGCAGGATTAGAAAAACCGACGGTCCGCCGTCGGTTTTTCTACGTTTTCCATGGAAAAACGCAAAAAATCAGTGATCTGCCGCATACTAATTTCCTGCAGACGCGCTTATGCTTGATGGGATGGGCAGGAAACGACGAACAGGAGAGGGGAACGGCTGCATGACGATATTTCGATTTCCGGACGGCTTCCGATGGGGGGCGGCGACGGCGTCATACCAAATCGAAGGCGCCGCGCGCGAGGACGGCCGCGGACCGTCCATCTGGGATACGTTCTCGCATACGCCGGGCAACGTAGCGAACGGCGATAACGGAGACGTCGCCTGCGACAGCTACCATCGGTACGCGGAAGACATCAAGCTTCTGAAGGAGCTCGGCATTAAGCATTACCGTTTCTCCGTTGCGTGGCCGCGCATCTTCCCGGCGGGGCGGGGCGAGGTCAATGCGAAGGGATTGGCGTATTATCACGATTTCGCGGACAAGCTTCTGGAGGCGGGCATCGAGCCGTACTGCACGCTGTACCACTGGGACTTGCCGCAAGCGCTTCAGGACGAGGGCGGCTGGAACAACCGCGAGACGATCGACGCGTTCGTCGAATACGCGACGCTCATGTATAAGGAATTCGGCGGGAAAATCAAACATTGGATGACATTCAACGAGCCGTGGTGCGTGTCGTTCTTGTCCAACTTCCTCGGCGCGCACGCCCCGGGCTACCGCGATCTGCAGCTGGCCGTGAACGTAGCGCATCATTTGCACGTGGCGCACGGCCGCGCGGTGAAGGCGTTCCGCGAGAGCGGCGCTCCCGGTCGGATCGGCTATGCGCCGAATACCGAGTGGAACGAGCCGTATTCTTCTCGCCAAGAAGATATCGACGCCTGCCGACGGGCGACGGGATGGTTCGTCGAATGGTTTTTCGATCCGGTGTTCAAGGGCGAGTATCCGGACTTTCTCGTGGAGACGTTCGCGAAGCGCGGCGTGACGGTGCCGATCGAGCCGGGCGACATGGAGACGATTCGACAGCCGATCGACTTCGTCGGCATCAATTATTATACGGGCCGCGTCGGACGGTACAAGGAAGGCGAGTTCTTGTTCGACTGCGAGGCGATCGACGTCGGCTACGAGAAGACGGACATCGGGTGGAACATCTATCCGGAGGGCTTCTATAAGGTGCTGACGTACATTCGCGACCGGTACGGCGACATCCCGCTGCTCATTACGGAGAACGGCGCCTGTTACAACGACGAGCCCGGCGCGGACGGCCGCGTTCGCGACGACCGGCGGATCGCGTATTTGCGGAAGCATCTCATCGCGCTGCAGCGAGCGATTCACTCGGGCGTCAACGTCGTCGGCTACTTGACCTGGTCGCTCATGGACAACTTCGAATGGGCGGAAGGGTACGGCATGCGGTTCGGCTTGATCCACGTCGATTACGACACGCTGGCGCGCACGAAGAAGAACAGCTATTACTGGTATAAGCATGTGGCGGAGACGAATTGGCTCGACATTCGTTGAACTCGAGGAAGGCGCGGCGACGCGCCTTCTTTTTCTATTGTCCGCGCGGGCATGGTATAATGAGGAACGTATTTCGGAAAAGACTTTCGCGAAAGGCGGGAATTCCATGTCCTTGCGAGAGATGCAGGTCGTGCCGGGCGAATGGCTCGAGCGGCGCATCGAGGAGGTTCGCGAGCTGGAGGCGTCCGAGACGGAACGATACGGAATCGTGAAGGACGAGGAAACCGGAGAACACTATTTGCATTATCGATACATACACCGGGACGTCGCGGCCGGCGGCGCCGAGTCCGCGTATCATCAGCTCATGCCGCTCGAGACGGACGAAGTGCTGGATCTGATGTTCAACGGAGCCCCGTACCGGTATCCGGAGGCGTGGCGGCGGGCGTATTTGCGTAACGGACCGAACGATCGATACGTCTGGTTCGACCCCGCGCCGGCGTTGGAAGTGGACGAGGGCGAACGGGAGGCGGAGCGCATCCGGAAGACGTTGCTGGAATTCAAGCGTCAAGGGTCGTACGACCCGAAGGACGTGGAGCGGCTGCTCCGCGAGTTGGATTCGAACGATGAAGACTGATCACGGTAAGGAGAGATTCGCGTGAACGAACAGACGTTGTCGTTATTCAGGACTTTAACCGAGATGGCGGGGGCGCCCGGCTTCGAGCAGGACGTCCGCCGCTTCCTGCGCGAGCGGCTGACGCCGCTGTCCGAAGAGATCGTGACGGACCGCATCGGCAGCTTGTTCGGGAAGAAGACGGGACAAGCGGACGGTCCGGTCGTCATGGTCGCCGGCCATATGGACGAAGTCGGCTTCATGGTGACGGGCATTACGGAGAAGGGCATGGTGAAGTTCGCGGCGCTCGGCGGCTGGTGGAGTCAGGTGCTGCTCGCTCAGCGCATGCAGATCGCGACGAAGCGCGGTCCGATCGTCGGCGTCGTCGGCTCGACTCCGCCTCATCTGCTCGACGAGGCGACGCGGAACAAGCCGGTCGATATCGGACATATGTTCCTCGACATCGGCGCGGACGATCGGGCGGACGCGGAGGCGCTCGGCGTCGTCGTCGGCCAGCCGATCGTGCCGATCTGCCCGTTCACGCCGCTCGCCAATCCGAAGAAAATTATGGCGAAGGCGTGGGACAATCGGTACGGCGTCGGACTTGCGATCGAGCTGATGGAGGCGCTGCAAGGCGTCTCGCATCCGAACGTCGTGTACTCGGGCGCGACGGTGCAGGAGGAGATGGGGCTGCGCGGGGCGGAGACGGCGTCCCGCTTGATCGATCCCGACATCGCCTTCGTATTGGACGCCAGCCCGGCGAACGACGCGTCCGGCGACAAGTCCGCGTTCGGTCAGCTCGGCAAGGGCGCGCTGCTGCGCGTCATGGATCGAACGATGATCACGCACCGGCTCATGGTCGAGTACGTGCGGGATACGGCGGAGACGCACAAGATCCCGTATCAATATTTCATCTCGCCCGGCGGCGGGACGGACGCGGGACGCGTGCACTTATCCGGCACAGGCGTACCGACGGCGGTCGTCGGCATTCCGGCGCGTTACATTCATACCGCCGCCGCGATCGTCCATGTGGACGATTACGCGGCCGCGAAGGAATTGCTTGCGAAGCTCGTCACGTCGTGCGACCGCTCCA encodes the following:
- the kapB gene encoding sporulation phosphorelay system protein KapB — protein: MNVGDLVVARYKSGEYVGELIQLDRPKAKVRMLAVRKHPTQGDLHHPEQADVAFFHERRALSYREVANVFASDLEPYDGAEVPDYRASLAEALDAEIAAMERRGDAFGRRALLELEKLKRDYFGN
- a CDS encoding M20 family metallopeptidase, whose translation is MNSSILSRIDEIAPRIRGIANAIGNRPELGNEEFFAFETLTEALESFGFRIERHTLGLPTAFVAELDSGKPGPTVAFLAEYDALPDIGHACGHHLICSMSVAAAAGLAAALDDFGGKIRVYGTPAEETKGAKVLMAEAGMFRDCSFALMAHPYYAYEKSGSSMAMDALRFEYRGRSAHAAANPEDGINALDAVIQLFNGINALRQQTKADARIHGVITNGGKAPNVIPDYACADFYVRAGTRAYTNELVEKVKRVAEGAALATGCSLTISNYEFSYDELRTNETLSDAFTAALVALGVPEASIQRGNDHGSLDLGNVSLQCPAAHPYVQVVDEKFALHTVEFRDAAMKDRAFQGMLLGAKALAAAAYDCASSPSKLQAIRDEFEQQASKK
- a CDS encoding peptidylprolyl isomerase, producing the protein MSENQKPVSGQGNGGAAGGKGKIILPWVLFAATAIGFGAYAIVQANQSNVTTGNVGEEAVATVDEEKITANELYQTMLKQVGPQAVDQLILERLINREAAKQKIEVSDADINAELDKIKANFPDEATFNQQLESAGFTLDTLKEQIRPQVQLTKLVEPQIEVTDEELQTYYDENKAQYETPEQVRASHILVETKEEAEALLEQIKGGADFAELAKEHSKDGSAAQGGDLDFFGKGQMVAPFEEAAFALEIGEVSGVVESQFGFHIIKVTDKKAAATATFDEKKEEIRETVFQQKLNERTSAYVEELRSAAKIENSLATEETAAS
- a CDS encoding Hsp70 family protein translates to MDPLLVGIDFGTTNSSVAVLDPVQNRVHMKRLDEGETPYLIRTILSKGTEGDWIIGNQAAALGKLRDRSVLSLKTELRRSPDFSLRVDGQDVPLVECISRFLMELLDEAGIPEPESIDRLALSVPVNYDDRRKAIMEQAAVNIGVEPSRIWFLDEPVSVLWDCRIIPSRYALVFDFGGGTLDMAIMDKEASEKHRQAIVHHPYFDPDDNDSNRYHGKVVTKLGLDLGGDDLDDCLVKLFVERGKAQGNPVCDSIALELFEDPERLHKLKSHPQYTFYHQMKSIAEQVKRRLSTEESVTVDVPPLMPGVDHGIKDVTITAEQFYLATEKPRETLMKGLTELARKFNEATRLTRRDIGAVLLSGGSSLVPFVPDVLEELFPNARIVWDEEHLQTRIARGNARYTRSEDEWIVGDVVNASIGIYNHAGKETIEIIAADDTYPIKKQKRVATTKPNQTKIEIAPMVKAQGSDRYEPLQKYGRPILWRMNIRAHPGTHDVNRLTITYAIDKSQRLRVSAYDNLFKSEVGVEEVELADSGWNVRLDRK
- a CDS encoding thioredoxin family protein, which translates into the protein MSGPMTDVAEQELIRRRWSGEAPFAVYFYTPWCGTCRYGEKMLTVVRAMAPDAAMFKANVNFMPAVVQDWKIESVPCLAFVEEKRVTEKVYTMRSVEFLLERVRARLGM
- a CDS encoding M42 family metallopeptidase; the protein is MNETTPITPPDYNREYTLGWLKRLLTTPSPTGFTHDILRLLEEETAKLGFRMERIAKGGGFVRVEGTSGGPALAVTGHVDTLGAMVRSANADGTLRLTLLGGYMLHSIENEYCLVHTRDGKTYSGTILPMKASVHVYEDARDQKRNEENYVVRLDETVSSKEDVKALGIETGDYISFDPRAVFLDNGYIKSRHLDDKAGVAAMFALLEAMSRTGARPRRELIFFFSNYEEIGHGSSYVPGGAEEMLAIDMGAIGDDLACTERDVSICAKDSTGPYDYEMTNRLVAHAKRLGLGYAVDIYPRYGSDASAALRAGQNIRAALIGPGVAASHGMERTHEDAIRSTYALLAAYALE
- a CDS encoding GH1 family beta-glucosidase, whose amino-acid sequence is MTIFRFPDGFRWGAATASYQIEGAAREDGRGPSIWDTFSHTPGNVANGDNGDVACDSYHRYAEDIKLLKELGIKHYRFSVAWPRIFPAGRGEVNAKGLAYYHDFADKLLEAGIEPYCTLYHWDLPQALQDEGGWNNRETIDAFVEYATLMYKEFGGKIKHWMTFNEPWCVSFLSNFLGAHAPGYRDLQLAVNVAHHLHVAHGRAVKAFRESGAPGRIGYAPNTEWNEPYSSRQEDIDACRRATGWFVEWFFDPVFKGEYPDFLVETFAKRGVTVPIEPGDMETIRQPIDFVGINYYTGRVGRYKEGEFLFDCEAIDVGYEKTDIGWNIYPEGFYKVLTYIRDRYGDIPLLITENGACYNDEPGADGRVRDDRRIAYLRKHLIALQRAIHSGVNVVGYLTWSLMDNFEWAEGYGMRFGLIHVDYDTLARTKKNSYYWYKHVAETNWLDIR
- a CDS encoding M42 family metallopeptidase — its product is MNEQTLSLFRTLTEMAGAPGFEQDVRRFLRERLTPLSEEIVTDRIGSLFGKKTGQADGPVVMVAGHMDEVGFMVTGITEKGMVKFAALGGWWSQVLLAQRMQIATKRGPIVGVVGSTPPHLLDEATRNKPVDIGHMFLDIGADDRADAEALGVVVGQPIVPICPFTPLANPKKIMAKAWDNRYGVGLAIELMEALQGVSHPNVVYSGATVQEEMGLRGAETASRLIDPDIAFVLDASPANDASGDKSAFGQLGKGALLRVMDRTMITHRLMVEYVRDTAETHKIPYQYFISPGGGTDAGRVHLSGTGVPTAVVGIPARYIHTAAAIVHVDDYAAAKELLAKLVTSCDRSTVETIVRNE
- a CDS encoding DegV family protein, with amino-acid sequence MTLHIITDGSSDLPESIRDAWGIRVVPLGVRFGEAEFDSTMASSEFYARMRESESLPQTSSPAPHAFMDAFRDVPAGEPILVVALSSQVSSTYRHAVLAKEMFEEERPDAGRIEVIDSKTASAGLGGIVYKAAKMAKDGVGARDIASAVKRLAAETRTHFVLDTLENVIKGGRLDRVRGAVASMLNIKLLMHASEQGAIEVLEKARGTSNAVKKLIDRIEDAKHEVSGKLLAVAHSNCEERAKALVRDILARYDFGEVIVSDMGPVIGTYAGEGGLLISY